The following proteins come from a genomic window of Planctomycetota bacterium:
- the truA gene encoding tRNA pseudouridine(38-40) synthase TruA, which translates to MTQHRYKLTIAYDGTAFHGWQAQDAPTGSLRTVQAVVREAIMHTIGQPVHVQGASRTDAGVHALGKVAHFDADTRIPVERLAMALNSRLPEDVEVRDACIVHDTFDATSDAIDKQYRYRLFTSQHRPLWLRSVVYHCWTPLSIEAMRAAAALLVGEHDFAAFAAAGHNRVSTVRRVHACTVEPADQELHIVVSGSGFLYNMVRIIAGTLVEVGRGRFEPGRILTMLAEARRELAGPTLGPQGLCLEWIKYPPYAPLTHTGGGL; encoded by the coding sequence ATGACGCAACACCGCTACAAGCTCACCATCGCCTACGACGGCACGGCGTTTCACGGTTGGCAGGCGCAGGACGCGCCGACCGGGTCGCTGCGGACCGTGCAGGCCGTCGTGCGCGAAGCGATCATGCACACGATCGGGCAGCCGGTGCATGTGCAGGGCGCCTCGCGCACGGATGCGGGCGTGCATGCATTGGGGAAGGTCGCGCACTTCGATGCGGACACGCGCATTCCCGTCGAGCGGTTGGCGATGGCGCTCAACAGCCGCCTGCCCGAAGACGTCGAGGTGCGCGACGCGTGCATCGTGCACGACACGTTCGATGCGACGAGCGACGCCATCGACAAACAGTACCGCTACCGCCTGTTCACCTCGCAGCATCGGCCGCTGTGGCTCCGGTCGGTGGTGTATCACTGCTGGACGCCGCTGTCGATCGAGGCGATGCGTGCGGCGGCCGCGCTGCTCGTCGGCGAGCACGATTTCGCCGCCTTCGCCGCCGCGGGGCACAACCGCGTCTCGACCGTCCGCCGGGTGCACGCCTGCACCGTCGAGCCGGCCGATCAGGAACTGCACATCGTCGTGTCGGGCAGCGGATTTCTCTACAACATGGTGCGGATCATCGCCGGGACGCTGGTGGAGGTCGGCCGGGGACGCTTCGAGCCGGGGCGAATTCTGACGATGCTCGCCGAGGCCCGGCGCGAACTGGCCGGCCCGACGCTCGGGCCGCAGGGTCTTTGCCTGGAATGGATTAAGTATCCCCCTTACGCGCCCTTGACACACACGGGCGGCGGCCTATGA
- a CDS encoding amidohydrolase family protein, translated as MIVDTHTHLWQSVDQLGPQISAKLRQRFPVPNERLDAGTAAHEAAMAPVNVAFVLGFRSVLLEADVPPSLISHYVNTQRDKLIGFAGIDPLDPAWSDQMDQLGALKLSGIVISPAAQGFHPTHSRAMKLYDRAQSLGLPIIVHQGSFYTRDTRMEYAQPYLLDEVARSFPQLRLLIAHCGHPWTDQALALVGKHRYVYAEVSDVAARPWQLYQVLLQAHQMDVIDRVLFGSDFPQQSPQQVVETIYSINQFAQGTALPAVPREKLRAIVERDALSLLGLKRGAASESSASTTMPPITTATGPRPGVTAASNSNREAGA; from the coding sequence ATGATTGTCGATACCCACACGCACCTGTGGCAGAGCGTCGATCAGCTCGGCCCGCAGATCAGCGCCAAGCTGCGTCAGCGCTTTCCCGTGCCCAACGAGCGGCTCGACGCCGGAACCGCCGCGCATGAAGCGGCGATGGCCCCGGTCAATGTCGCCTTCGTCCTCGGGTTCCGCAGCGTGCTCCTCGAAGCGGACGTCCCCCCTTCGCTCATCAGCCATTACGTCAACACGCAGCGCGACAAGCTGATCGGTTTCGCGGGCATCGACCCGCTCGACCCGGCCTGGTCCGATCAGATGGATCAACTGGGCGCGCTGAAGCTCAGCGGGATCGTCATCAGTCCCGCCGCCCAGGGCTTTCACCCCACCCACAGCCGGGCGATGAAGCTTTACGACCGCGCTCAGTCATTGGGGCTTCCGATCATCGTGCATCAGGGCAGCTTCTACACGCGCGACACGCGCATGGAGTACGCCCAGCCGTATCTGCTCGACGAAGTCGCGCGGAGTTTTCCGCAGCTTCGCCTGCTCATCGCGCACTGCGGGCATCCGTGGACGGACCAGGCGCTGGCGCTGGTGGGCAAACATCGGTACGTATACGCGGAAGTGTCGGATGTGGCGGCCCGGCCGTGGCAGCTTTATCAGGTGCTCCTGCAGGCGCATCAGATGGACGTCATCGACCGCGTGCTGTTCGGCTCCGACTTTCCGCAGCAGTCGCCGCAACAGGTCGTCGAGACGATTTACTCGATCAACCAGTTCGCACAGGGCACGGCCCTGCCGGCCGTGCCGCGTGAGAAGCTGCGGGCGATCGTGGAGCGTGATGCGTTGAGTTTGCTCGGCCTGAAGCGCGGCGCGGCGTCGGAGTCATCGGCTTCGACGACGATGCCGCCGATCACCACGGCCACCGGTCCCCGCCCCGGCGTCACGGCGGCGTCCAATTCGAATCGCGAGGCGGGTGCATGA
- a CDS encoding CBS domain-containing protein translates to MGDRTRDSTRKDSPMPMVSEVLTGKPSVVYTVRPNMTVLAATQLMNRHKIGAVVVEDDNQVVGMFTERDVLRRVVAEQRDPAQTTVRQVMTDKVVCCTPDNPVDDVRAIMRNQRIRHLPVVNEDGSIHAMLSIGDLNAFAIRDGEVTIQYMHEYLYGRV, encoded by the coding sequence ATGGGTGACCGAACACGCGACTCAACTCGAAAGGATTCTCCCATGCCCATGGTCAGCGAAGTGCTCACCGGCAAGCCCTCGGTTGTGTACACGGTGCGCCCGAACATGACGGTGCTCGCCGCGACGCAGCTCATGAACCGGCACAAGATCGGGGCGGTGGTCGTTGAGGACGACAATCAGGTCGTCGGCATGTTCACGGAGCGCGATGTCCTCCGCCGCGTCGTCGCCGAGCAGCGCGACCCCGCGCAAACCACCGTGCGGCAGGTCATGACCGACAAGGTCGTCTGCTGCACGCCCGACAACCCCGTCGACGACGTCCGCGCCATCATGCGCAATCAGCGCATCCGCCATCTGCCCGTCGTCAACGAGGACGGGTCCATTCACGCCATGCTCTCGATCGGCGACCTCAACGCCTTCGCCATTCGCGACGGCGAAGTCACCATTCAGTACATGCATGAATACCTCTACGGCCGCGTCTGA
- a CDS encoding thioredoxin-dependent thiol peroxidase, whose product MLDIGDKAPAFTLPDQDGNKIKLSDLAGQWVVLYFYPKDDTPGCTVQACEFTEGIKDFQKLDARVLGCSADSPESHRKFIAKHKLKITLLSDEDHKVMEKYQAWGEKNMYGRISMGVIRSTVIIDPKGRIAHRWRKVSAKGHAAKAAEKLAELKSA is encoded by the coding sequence ATGCTCGACATCGGCGACAAAGCGCCCGCGTTCACGCTGCCCGATCAGGACGGCAACAAGATCAAACTCAGCGATCTGGCCGGTCAATGGGTCGTGCTCTATTTCTACCCCAAGGACGACACGCCCGGCTGCACGGTGCAGGCGTGCGAATTCACCGAGGGAATCAAGGATTTCCAGAAGCTCGACGCCCGCGTGCTCGGCTGCTCGGCCGACAGCCCCGAGTCGCATCGCAAGTTCATCGCCAAGCACAAGCTCAAGATCACGCTCTTGAGCGATGAAGATCACAAGGTGATGGAAAAGTACCAGGCGTGGGGCGAGAAGAACATGTACGGCAGGATTTCGATGGGCGTGATCCGTTCCACCGTGATCATCGACCCCAAGGGCCGCATCGCCCATCGCTGGCGGAAGGTCAGCGCGAAGGGACACGCCGCGAAGGCGGCGGAGAAGCTCGCGGAGTTGAAGAGCGCGTGA
- a CDS encoding redoxin domain-containing protein, producing MQIKVGEKAPAFTLPNQDDKETSLSDYAGKWVVLYFYPKDDTPGCTTEACGFTDGIKDLEGLKAVVLGCSPDSPESHRKFIEKYKLKFTLLSDPDRKVMEPYGGSVSGHTVRSTVLINPDGVVAYHWPKVNPKGHMEEVKAKLEELQK from the coding sequence ATGCAGATCAAGGTCGGCGAGAAGGCCCCGGCCTTCACGCTGCCCAATCAGGATGACAAGGAGACGAGCTTGTCCGACTACGCGGGCAAGTGGGTCGTGCTCTACTTCTATCCGAAGGACGACACGCCCGGCTGCACTACTGAAGCGTGCGGGTTCACCGACGGGATCAAGGACCTCGAAGGCCTCAAGGCCGTCGTGCTCGGATGCAGCCCCGACTCGCCCGAGTCGCATCGCAAGTTCATCGAGAAGTACAAGCTCAAGTTCACGCTGCTGAGCGATCCGGACCGCAAGGTCATGGAGCCGTACGGCGGATCGGTGAGCGGTCACACCGTGCGTTCGACCGTGCTGATCAACCCCGACGGCGTGGTGGCGTATCACTGGCCGAAGGTGAACCCCAAGGGTCACATGGAAGAGGTCAAGGCCAAGCTCGAAGAGCTTCAGAAGTAA
- the polA gene encoding DNA polymerase I, whose translation MSQSPEKVSGAGPTLYLIDGHAQIFRAYHAIRGGLNSPVTGEPTNATFGFVGMLLKLFRDCHPDYVVVAIDASGDQGTFRSQLDPQYKANRDAPPEDLEPQVQRIVEICQLWRIPVLGIEGVEADDTIATLVTRLTADPNLRIRIVSRDKDLQQLLSDRVSLYDIHKDETIDVAALHANLGIAPAQVIDMLALMGDNVDNIPGVHGVGPKTAAKLISQYGSLNNLLAHTDDLSGKLKENIEAARDRLPLNIELVTLKHDVPVDFSLEDARVGPPPVDVLRPMFKQLGFTRHITELEAACGLASSPPAAPVKTTPQKPAAEILPADNLFAALHNEEHTPSTPKTLAHYDLIATREQLDELVATLKTVQTLSVDTETDQLDPMRAKMVGVCLSWANEQGVYIPVRSANPSEHLDEPTVIAAIKPILEDPAIEKVGQNLKYDMIVLRRAGVRLNMAKSFDTIVASYLIDATRSSHKLDNLALAFLNYTMIPITDLIGSGKHQRSMVDLPASTVCPYGAEDADIALRLRQLFARQIKIMGITELFEKLEMPLVEVLAELEYNGIQCDPDELARQKVTVDERIAELHDQILKTAGVDFNPDSPKQLADVLFNKLGCKVVKRRKTGPSTDSEVLARIADEQPPPGSVVAELILEYRMLTKLRGTYLQSLADAINPQTHRIHASFNQVVAATGRLSSSDPNLQNIPIRTDLGRQIRKAFVAPPGSVLLAADYSQIELRLLAHLSQDRTLISAFENDMDIHKVVAAEVFGVPVEEVTSEQRGVAKMVNFGIVYGITPFGLARRLPAGTAGSSVDVAKKIIHDYKNRYPKINQFLADCVAEAELKGYVETICKRRRPIPEVKSNNPNLAAFGRRIAINTVVQGSAADLIKMAMVNLHQRIEREHRPLKMLVQIHDEVLFQLDGPDAPGHAAMVSEEMSNAMKLIVPLKVQTAWGPTWFDCK comes from the coding sequence ATGAGCCAGTCTCCAGAAAAAGTTTCAGGTGCGGGTCCGACATTATATCTCATCGATGGCCACGCGCAGATTTTCCGCGCCTACCACGCCATCCGCGGCGGACTCAACTCCCCCGTCACCGGCGAACCCACCAACGCCACCTTCGGCTTCGTCGGCATGCTCCTGAAGCTTTTCCGCGATTGTCACCCCGATTACGTGGTCGTCGCCATCGACGCCTCCGGCGATCAGGGCACGTTCCGCTCCCAGCTTGACCCGCAGTACAAGGCCAATCGCGACGCCCCGCCGGAGGACCTGGAGCCGCAGGTCCAGCGCATCGTCGAAATCTGTCAGCTCTGGCGCATCCCCGTGCTGGGCATCGAAGGCGTGGAGGCCGACGACACGATCGCCACGCTCGTGACCCGCCTCACCGCCGATCCGAATCTGCGCATCCGCATCGTCTCGCGCGACAAGGACCTTCAGCAGCTTCTTTCCGATCGCGTCTCGCTCTATGACATTCACAAGGACGAGACGATCGACGTGGCGGCGCTTCATGCAAACCTCGGCATCGCGCCCGCACAGGTCATCGACATGCTCGCCCTCATGGGCGACAACGTCGATAACATCCCCGGTGTCCACGGCGTCGGACCCAAGACCGCCGCCAAACTCATCAGCCAGTACGGCTCGCTCAACAACCTCCTCGCCCATACCGACGACCTCTCCGGCAAACTCAAGGAGAACATCGAAGCCGCACGCGACCGCCTGCCCCTCAACATCGAGCTTGTCACGCTCAAGCACGATGTCCCCGTGGACTTCAGTCTCGAAGACGCCCGCGTCGGCCCCCCGCCCGTCGATGTCCTCCGCCCCATGTTCAAACAACTGGGCTTCACGCGTCACATCACTGAACTCGAAGCCGCTTGCGGCTTAGCATCTTCTCCTCCCGCCGCGCCCGTCAAAACCACGCCGCAAAAACCCGCCGCCGAAATCCTCCCCGCCGACAATCTCTTCGCCGCGCTGCACAACGAAGAGCACACACCGTCCACCCCCAAAACGCTCGCCCATTACGATCTGATCGCCACGCGCGAGCAGCTTGATGAACTCGTCGCCACGCTCAAGACCGTCCAAACGCTCAGCGTCGACACCGAAACCGATCAGCTCGATCCGATGCGCGCCAAGATGGTCGGCGTGTGCCTTTCATGGGCGAATGAACAGGGCGTGTACATCCCCGTCCGCTCCGCCAATCCGTCCGAACATCTGGACGAGCCCACCGTCATCGCGGCGATCAAGCCCATTCTCGAAGACCCCGCGATCGAGAAGGTCGGACAGAACCTCAAGTACGACATGATCGTCCTGCGCCGGGCGGGCGTGCGGCTCAACATGGCCAAAAGCTTCGACACCATCGTCGCCAGCTACCTCATCGACGCCACGCGCTCGTCGCACAAACTCGACAACCTCGCCCTGGCGTTTCTCAACTACACGATGATCCCCATCACCGACCTGATCGGTTCTGGGAAGCATCAGCGATCGATGGTCGATCTGCCCGCGTCCACCGTCTGCCCCTACGGCGCGGAGGATGCCGACATCGCCCTGCGTCTGCGCCAGTTGTTCGCCCGGCAGATCAAGATCATGGGCATCACGGAATTGTTTGAGAAGCTGGAGATGCCGCTCGTCGAAGTGCTGGCGGAGCTCGAATACAACGGGATTCAGTGCGACCCCGATGAGCTGGCGCGTCAGAAGGTCACGGTCGATGAGCGCATCGCGGAACTGCACGATCAGATTCTCAAAACGGCGGGCGTCGACTTTAATCCCGATTCGCCCAAGCAGCTTGCCGATGTGCTTTTCAACAAGCTCGGATGCAAGGTCGTCAAGCGTCGCAAGACGGGGCCTTCGACGGACAGCGAGGTGCTGGCCCGCATCGCCGACGAGCAGCCGCCGCCGGGGTCGGTCGTGGCGGAACTCATCCTCGAATACCGCATGCTCACGAAACTGCGCGGGACGTATTTGCAGTCTCTCGCCGATGCGATCAATCCGCAGACACATCGGATTCACGCGAGTTTCAATCAGGTCGTCGCCGCCACGGGCCGGTTGTCGAGCAGCGATCCGAATCTGCAGAACATTCCGATCCGCACGGACCTGGGCCGGCAGATTCGCAAGGCCTTCGTCGCGCCGCCGGGGTCGGTGCTTCTCGCGGCCGACTACTCGCAGATCGAATTGCGCCTGCTGGCGCATCTCTCGCAGGACCGGACGTTGATCAGTGCCTTTGAGAATGACATGGACATTCACAAGGTCGTCGCCGCCGAAGTGTTCGGCGTCCCGGTCGAAGAAGTCACCAGCGAGCAGCGCGGCGTGGCGAAGATGGTCAACTTCGGCATCGTCTACGGCATCACGCCCTTCGGTCTCGCCCGCCGTCTCCCCGCCGGCACGGCGGGATCAAGCGTCGACGTCGCCAAGAAGATCATTCACGACTACAAGAACCGCTACCCCAAGATCAACCAGTTCCTCGCCGACTGCGTCGCGGAGGCGGAACTGAAGGGGTATGTCGAAACCATCTGCAAGCGCCGCCGTCCGATCCCCGAAGTGAAATCGAACAACCCGAACCTCGCCGCGTTCGGACGGCGCATCGCGATCAACACGGTCGTGCAGGGTTCCGCGGCGGACCTGATCAAGATGGCGATGGTGAATCTGCATCAGCGCATCGAACGCGAGCATCGCCCGCTGAAAATGCTCGTGCAAATCCACGATGAAGTCCTCTTCCAACTCGACGGCCCGGACGCGCCCGGACATGCGGCGATGGTATCAGAGGAGATGTCCAACGCCATGAAGTTGATCGTCCCGCTGAAAGTGCAGACGGCATGGGGCCCGACATGGTTTGACTGCAAGTGA
- a CDS encoding DUF4124 domain-containing protein produces the protein MVLIIAMLTVVRGDVAKIPSQEVPERVFDAGSFWYQPLPKDAPIDPKSDAYTADILRQIKKYYGTTTINIKEYCSPVYIVGPEVKTVRVEQWDAQNNGYIDKALIEQWAAVPIPDYALPSAGTDMEMTIYQPSTDTMWEFWKARKIEGKWQAAWGGRMEHVSKSDGIWKHPHGTTATGLPFMGGQITPEELARGEIRHVMGIALVDTETWKIHPWPANRSDGYNPDNVPNRIAEGTRFRLDPSIDVDALPMHPMGKIIAKAAQQYGFVVWDKAGSISLRANNALAYTQIGQPDPYPALFGDTPIYFILKGFPWDKLQFLPPEYGKPQDK, from the coding sequence ATGGTTTTGATCATCGCCATGTTGACCGTCGTGCGCGGCGATGTGGCGAAAATTCCCTCGCAGGAAGTGCCCGAGCGCGTCTTTGACGCCGGCAGCTTCTGGTATCAACCGCTTCCCAAGGACGCGCCGATCGACCCCAAGTCCGATGCGTACACGGCTGACATTCTTCGCCAGATCAAAAAGTATTACGGCACGACGACGATCAACATCAAAGAGTATTGCAGTCCGGTGTACATCGTCGGGCCGGAGGTGAAGACGGTGCGCGTTGAGCAGTGGGACGCGCAGAACAATGGATACATCGACAAGGCGCTGATCGAACAGTGGGCGGCGGTGCCGATTCCCGATTACGCACTGCCGTCGGCGGGGACGGACATGGAGATGACAATCTATCAGCCGTCGACGGACACGATGTGGGAATTCTGGAAGGCGCGGAAGATCGAGGGGAAGTGGCAGGCGGCATGGGGCGGGCGGATGGAGCACGTCTCCAAGAGCGACGGCATCTGGAAACATCCGCACGGCACGACGGCGACGGGACTGCCTTTCATGGGCGGACAGATCACGCCCGAGGAACTCGCCCGCGGCGAGATAAGGCACGTCATGGGCATCGCGCTCGTCGACACCGAGACATGGAAGATTCACCCCTGGCCTGCCAACCGGTCCGACGGCTACAACCCCGACAACGTCCCCAACCGCATCGCCGAGGGCACGCGTTTTCGGCTCGACCCGAGCATCGACGTCGATGCGCTGCCGATGCACCCGATGGGCAAAATCATCGCCAAGGCCGCCCAGCAGTACGGCTTCGTCGTCTGGGACAAGGCCGGGTCGATCAGTCTGCGTGCCAATAACGCTCTGGCATACACGCAGATCGGGCAGCCCGATCCGTACCCGGCCCTGTTCGGCGACACGCCCATTTATTTCATCCTCAAGGGCTTTCCATGGGACAAGCTCCAGTTCCTCCCGCCCGAGTACGGCAAGCCGCAGGACAAATGA
- a CDS encoding sialate O-acetylesterase, translated as MRSRRVLIAMLCALFVPSVLHAQITLPTVISDHMMLQRGRTTPIWGWASPGETVTVRFAGQTKQATADPFGAWKVQLDAMEASSEPREMEIEGKDKKIIKDILVGDVWICSGQSNMEFGTGGSINGQQEVASADLPMIRIFDVWGHEIAPAPRRQCNGQWRLCTPQTTGGFSAAGFFFGRKIQKETGVPIGLIGTNWGGTRIEPWIPPVGYHAVSELAEQAKFVDQFDPNADAGKAAWATYFSQLDAWLPQARTQLAAGRGIPEMPAKPGDLYLNYGSPTTIYNGMVAPLVPFGVRGALWYQGESNGSEGVEYFYKMKALIEGWRTVFEQPADFPQYFYFVQLANFQQPVDYPAGGDGWARIREAQRQTLTLPNTGMAVIIDIGEANDIHPKDKQDVGDRLARWALRDVYKKDVVVSGPLYRSMKIEEGKIRIDFDHVGAGLIVGEKHGLEPTKEITDGQLKRFAIAGEDKKWVWANAKIDGSSVLVWSDQVAKPVAVRYAYSMNPEGANLYNIEGLPASPFRTDGW; from the coding sequence ATGCGAAGCCGTCGAGTTCTGATCGCGATGTTGTGCGCGTTGTTCGTGCCATCGGTGCTGCATGCCCAGATCACGCTGCCGACCGTCATCAGCGACCACATGATGCTCCAACGCGGCCGGACGACGCCGATCTGGGGTTGGGCCTCGCCCGGCGAGACGGTGACGGTGCGCTTCGCCGGTCAGACGAAACAGGCGACGGCTGACCCGTTCGGCGCATGGAAAGTGCAGCTTGATGCGATGGAGGCGTCGAGCGAGCCGCGCGAGATGGAGATCGAAGGCAAGGACAAGAAGATCATCAAGGACATCCTCGTCGGCGATGTGTGGATCTGCTCGGGGCAGTCGAACATGGAGTTCGGCACCGGCGGATCGATCAACGGTCAGCAGGAGGTCGCATCGGCCGATCTGCCGATGATCCGTATCTTCGATGTGTGGGGACACGAGATCGCCCCGGCACCGCGCCGGCAGTGCAATGGTCAATGGCGTCTGTGTACGCCGCAGACGACCGGCGGGTTCTCGGCGGCGGGCTTCTTCTTCGGTCGCAAGATTCAGAAGGAAACCGGCGTGCCCATCGGGCTCATCGGCACCAACTGGGGCGGGACGCGCATCGAGCCGTGGATCCCGCCCGTCGGGTATCACGCCGTGTCCGAGCTGGCCGAGCAGGCCAAGTTCGTCGATCAATTCGATCCGAACGCCGACGCGGGCAAGGCGGCATGGGCGACGTACTTCAGCCAGCTCGATGCCTGGCTTCCGCAGGCCCGCACGCAGCTTGCCGCCGGCCGGGGCATTCCCGAAATGCCCGCAAAGCCCGGCGATTTGTACCTCAATTACGGTTCGCCCACTACGATCTACAACGGCATGGTCGCCCCGCTGGTTCCCTTCGGCGTCCGAGGCGCGCTCTGGTATCAGGGCGAATCCAATGGCTCCGAAGGCGTTGAATATTTCTACAAGATGAAGGCGCTCATCGAGGGATGGCGCACCGTCTTCGAGCAGCCCGCCGACTTCCCGCAGTATTTCTATTTCGTGCAGCTCGCCAACTTTCAGCAGCCGGTCGACTACCCCGCCGGCGGCGACGGATGGGCACGCATCCGGGAGGCCCAGCGACAGACGCTTACGCTGCCCAACACCGGCATGGCCGTCATCATCGACATCGGTGAAGCCAACGACATCCACCCCAAGGACAAACAGGACGTCGGCGATCGGCTCGCACGATGGGCCCTGCGCGACGTGTACAAGAAGGACGTCGTCGTCAGCGGCCCGCTGTATCGATCGATGAAAATCGAAGAGGGCAAAATCCGCATCGACTTCGACCACGTCGGCGCCGGTCTGATCGTCGGCGAAAAACACGGCCTGGAACCGACCAAGGAAATCACGGACGGCCAGCTCAAGCGCTTCGCCATCGCCGGCGAGGACAAGAAGTGGGTCTGGGCCAATGCGAAGATCGACGGTTCGAGCGTCCTCGTCTGGTCCGATCAGGTCGCCAAACCCGTCGCGGTGCGCTACGCCTATTCGATGAACCCCGAAGGCGCGAACCTCTACAATATAGAAGGCCTGCCCGCCTCGCCGTTCCGCACGGACGGCTGGTGA
- a CDS encoding DNA-3-methyladenine glycosylase I encodes MPRCPWAKSELAIPYHDAEWGVPVHEDRVLFEFLTLEAAQAGLSWDTILKKRDGYRTAFHGFDVDRIARYGAGDVKRLMGDASIVRNRLKIESTIANARACLNLREAGRSLDGLLWGFVDGVPIDGKRRAMTDIPAKTAESMAMSKELVRLGFRFVGPTICYALMQAVGMANDHLITCPRHKYVSKLTRVSSRK; translated from the coding sequence ATGCCGCGATGCCCCTGGGCCAAATCCGAGCTGGCGATCCCCTATCACGATGCGGAGTGGGGCGTACCGGTGCATGAGGATCGGGTGCTGTTCGAGTTTCTGACGCTCGAAGCCGCTCAGGCGGGGCTCAGTTGGGACACGATCCTCAAAAAGCGCGACGGTTATCGGACGGCTTTTCATGGGTTCGACGTGGACCGCATCGCCCGTTACGGGGCCGGTGATGTGAAACGACTGATGGGCGACGCGAGCATCGTCCGCAATCGCCTCAAGATCGAATCCACCATCGCCAACGCCCGGGCCTGCCTGAATCTGCGCGAGGCGGGGCGGTCGCTGGACGGGCTGCTGTGGGGCTTCGTGGACGGCGTGCCCATCGACGGCAAACGCCGGGCGATGACGGACATTCCGGCCAAGACGGCCGAGTCGATGGCGATGAGCAAAGAGCTTGTGCGGCTGGGCTTCCGCTTCGTCGGGCCGACCATCTGTTACGCCCTGATGCAGGCGGTGGGGATGGCCAATGATCACCTGATCACGTGCCCGCGGCACAAATACGTATCAAAACTTACGCGGGTTTCATCAAGAAAATAA
- a CDS encoding chromosome segregation protein ScpA: MQDYRVNLDVYHGPLDLLLYLIKRDEIDIHDIPVAHITEQYVAYVKTLHSLDINLAGEFLVMAATLMEIKSAMMLPREEGEAALEEVGAAGDPGDPRYELVQQLLAYKRFKDAAAALDDRRETFANRFPRRPGRFESDAGEASPDLDMEDVSVWDLLEAFQTMMEQVAGGFTHNVVSDDTPIELHAADIVDRLDRDGPMTLQAMFEGRRNVSTMIGLFCAMLELLRQRKIKATQDGIGSPISLEARPETEWADADSEEEHVPLAYDPAHPENFDWPDEETRVRYVKRMERRARGEVIIEDAEFEADVTAIESEATAESPSESQTPE; this comes from the coding sequence ATGCAGGATTATCGCGTCAATCTGGATGTGTACCACGGGCCGCTCGATCTGCTGCTTTATCTGATCAAGCGCGACGAGATCGACATTCACGACATTCCGGTCGCGCACATCACCGAGCAGTACGTGGCGTACGTCAAGACGCTCCATTCGCTGGACATTAATCTGGCGGGCGAGTTTCTGGTGATGGCGGCGACGCTGATGGAGATCAAGAGCGCGATGATGCTGCCGCGCGAGGAAGGCGAAGCGGCGCTTGAGGAGGTCGGGGCGGCGGGCGACCCGGGCGATCCGCGCTACGAACTGGTGCAACAGCTACTGGCGTACAAGCGGTTCAAGGATGCGGCGGCGGCGCTGGATGATCGACGCGAGACGTTCGCCAACCGTTTCCCCCGCCGACCGGGTCGCTTCGAAAGCGATGCGGGCGAGGCGTCGCCGGATCTGGACATGGAAGACGTGAGCGTGTGGGACCTGCTTGAAGCGTTCCAGACGATGATGGAGCAGGTGGCGGGGGGGTTCACGCACAATGTCGTCTCGGACGACACGCCCATCGAACTGCACGCGGCGGATATCGTCGACCGGCTCGATCGCGACGGGCCGATGACGCTTCAGGCCATGTTCGAAGGCCGGCGGAATGTCTCGACGATGATCGGACTCTTCTGCGCCATGCTCGAACTGCTCCGCCAGCGCAAGATCAAGGCGACGCAGGACGGCATCGGCTCGCCGATTTCGCTCGAGGCCCGGCCGGAGACGGAATGGGCCGATGCGGACTCGGAGGAGGAGCACGTGCCGCTGGCGTACGATCCGGCGCATCCGGAGAACTTCGACTGGCCCGATGAGGAGACGCGCGTGCGGTATGTGAAGCGCATGGAGCGCCGGGCGCGCGGCGAGGTGATCATCGAGGACGCGGAGTTCGAAGCGGATGTGACGGCGATCGAATCGGAAGCGACGGCCGAGTCGCCGAGCGAATCGCAGACACCCGAGTAA